In Argiope bruennichi chromosome X1, qqArgBrue1.1, whole genome shotgun sequence, a single window of DNA contains:
- the LOC129958941 gene encoding NPC intracellular cholesterol transporter 2 homolog a-like, with translation MLSAVILSTILISQAWALKYTDCGTKTGKILSVQITGCEETDVCEFKRGETYKYDVSFESLKDSETLKTVVHGIIGGVALPFPVQNPNACESSDIECPLQTGQTYSYGYEIEVRKSYPALRADVKWELKDDNNEDVVCVLVPVKVV, from the exons ATGTTGTCTGCTGTTATTTTGTCTACTATTCTGATTTCACAAGCATGGGCCTTGAAATACACAGATTGTG GAACCAAGACAGGCAAGATCCTGAGTGTTCAAATAACAGGCTGTGAAGAAACAGACGTGTGCGAGTTTAAAAGAGGCGAGACATACAAATATGACGTATCATTTGAGTCCC TTAAGGACAGCGAAACTCTGAAAACTGTGGTGCATGGTATTATTGGAGGAGTTGCTCTGCCTTTCCCTGTACAAAATCCCAATGCTTGTGAAAGCAGTGACATCGAATGCCCTCTGCAAACTGGCCAAACTTACAGTTACGGTTACGAAATTGAAGTTCGCAAATCATATCCAGCA CTCCGAGCTGATGTGAAATGGGAATTGAAGGATGACAACAACGAAGATGTAGTCTGTGTTCTGGTTCCAGTCAAAGTAGTCTAA